In one window of Arachis ipaensis cultivar K30076 chromosome B06, Araip1.1, whole genome shotgun sequence DNA:
- the LOC107646539 gene encoding uncharacterized protein LOC107646539 has translation MTLTPYKGIGDPKVHVTKFESMMFLNSDCDPILCRSFPTFLDGAALLWFSNLPAGSITSFDEFAKMFINHFAASKIYVRDSDYLSTIKQGPHESLKDYMVRFTTAAMKILDLNPEVQLHAIKSGLRPEKFQEAIAVAKPKTLEEFQDKATGQIEIEELRETFNMGREDIIKDILHNRLIKSPIKAGTYQDQKYVDKGKHCAFHQKFGHTTDECVAAKDLLERLARQGLLDKYIGSRNQKKIAEMSKPKYTSECRDKGTWRGLVETPTSKGVINYIAGGFAGGGITNTSRKRSYRAMMTMEGTQQNTPTPTSSAIVNFSASDFKSRTPNLDDPVVISVSMGGMTVKKVLLNPGSSADVLFYSTFKKMQLSESRYNHQGENWQDNRIATVHTDHKEARQCYNASLQKVAKEAIPRINSIYNSEHILRLTEMDPRDDHSRPSPTDDLEKVELHTDNQYTNIGSAFSAEIKQHLKRILKANADLFA, from the exons ATGACCCTGACACCATACAAGGGGATCGGGGACCCAAAAGTCCACGTCACCAAGTTCGAGTCCATGATGTTTCTTAACAGTGACTGCGACCCCATTCTATGCCGATCTTTTCCTACTTTCCTAGATGGAGCTGCCTTACTGTGGTTTTCTAATTTGCCTGCAGGGTCCATAACCAGCTTTGACGAATTCGCCAAGATGTTCATCAATCACTTCGCAGCATCAAAAATCTATGTGAGAGACTCCGATTATCTCAGCACAATCAAGCAAGGCCCGCATGAAAGTCTCAAGGATTACATGGTGCGCTTCACCACGGCGGCCATGAAAATCCTTGACTTAAACCCAGAAGTACAATTGCATGCTATCAAAAGTGGCCTCCGACCAGAGAAGTTCCAGGAAGCCATAGCTGTGGCCAAACCGAAGACACTAGAGGAATTCCAAGACAAAGCCACGGGACAAATTGAGATAGAGGAGCTGCGTGAAAC GTTCAACATGGGAAGAGAAGACATAATAAAGGATATATTACACAACAGGCTCATAAAGTCGCCAATCAAAGCAGGAACCTACCAAGATCAAAAGTACGTAGACAAAGGGAAGCATTGCGCATTCCACCAGAAATTCGGTCACACCACAGATGAGTGTGTGGCAGCTAAGGACCTATTGGAGAGATTAGCAAGACAGGGGCTACTAGACAAGTACATCGGTTCCAGGAATCAGAAGAAAATAGCTGAAATGAGCAAGCCGAAGTATACCTCGGAATGCAGAGACAAAGGAACATGGCGAGGTCTAGTAGAAACCCCTACCTCCAAAGGAGTCATAAACTACATCGCAGGAGGTTTCGCGGGAGGAGGaataacaaacacatcaaggaagCGAAGCTACAGAGCCATGATGACAATGGAAGGAACTCAACAGAACACTCCAACACCAACCTCCTCGGCCATTGTCAATTTCAGCGCTTCTGATTTCAAATCAAGAACACCGAACCTAGACGACCCAGTGGTAATTTCAGTAAGCATGGGAGGAATGACTGTGAAAAAGGTGCTGCTCAATCCAGGAAGTAGCGCCGATGTCTTGTTCTACTCCACATTCAAGAAGATGCAATTAAGCGAAAGTCGCTACAACCATCAGGGGGAGAACTGGCAG GACAACAGAATAGCAACAGTCCACACCGACCATAAGGAGGCCAGACAATGCTACAATGCGAGCTTACAGAAGGTTGCAAAGGAAGCCATCCCAAGGATCAATTCGATTTACAACTCGGAGCATATCCTACGCCTGACCGAGATGGATCCTAGAGACGACCACAGTCGCCCTTCTCCAACGGACGATCTTGAAAAGGTAGAATTACATACAGATAATCAGTATACTAACATTGGATCAGCTTTTTCTGCAGAAATAAAGCAACATTTGAAGAGAATCTTGAAAGCTAATGCCGACCTATTTGCTTAG